From the genome of Oryza glaberrima chromosome 1, OglaRS2, whole genome shotgun sequence:
CGGGATGCATGCGGGAGGGGAAGAGGTCATCGTTGGTTCGCTCCCCGCCCACCCGCCTCGCTCGCCCGTCCGCTGCTTCGCTTCGCTCCGCCCGTGGCCCTCCTCGTCGGCCGGAGCCGAGTGAGCCGGAGCCGAGGGGGTGGAGATCTCGGAGGGAGAAGAGCAACCACTCCACTCCCACCGGCCAACGCGCCCTGCTACTCTCCAGCCGGCTGCCACACGCTGCCTTGCAGAGAGGGAGAGCAGCAACGCCGGCTGGGAGCCTGggagagagaacgagagagtGAGAGGATAATGATCTCCAAGTTGGAGACAGCCAACCACACAATTCTCGCCTCAAGGCCACATGCGAACCTGCACGTGGCATCTAATTCCTAGCAATTTttcattttcacccctaattgTATATTGTATCCCATATAAAAATACCCCCAGATTAGTACTCACACATTGATGTCCAGGACGTTGgaacttttattttttcaagACTGATCTGATGTACAAATAGTAACCTTTTATAGCTGCATATTGTGTTGACCAATAGAAGTAATTAacctaaaaaattatatacgttatataattttgtgattttcatGTGGTTTGACAATTTTCGTAAAATCTATATCTACACctatatacctaataaaaaatacataaggtTTTCGGGTATTTTTTGTCTGTCgtttttttcactattttttccGATTTTCTTCCACCGCTATTTTGTCGCTTAagttgtgtttttcttttcatacgtAAGGGTGTGCGCATACATAAGGATTTGGTATTTTTATCCATCCTTTCCTTTTAATCCCTATTTAACAGTCATCGTTTTTATCGTTTTGATATCAATTGAATCAAAAGCCATCAACCAATTTTGGAAGATCGGAAAAGATTCAACTGAATATGATGGCGAGGATCAGCTCCAGTATTGTACATCCACGAGACTATTTTCCAGAGGTTGAAGACAGCAGTCTGTGCAAGTCGGCTCAAAACCAAGGAATGAGTATAATATATAGCGATAAAAACATTtttacctgttgcaacgcacgggcattatgctagtgtgtgtgtgtatagggAAATGAAGATATGAACCTAGGTTCATTTGCACCTCCAATCTGTACCATTAAAATGCTGTAAGATGTGTGCTAGCAAATGTAAAGGAAGGGACATGAATGGTACACAATGGTACTGTGTTTCCTGCCACCACTTTTTAGCTTTCCAATTTTGCCCTTGACATGGttccattccttttttttttctaatgcaTATAAATTAAGGATGCCAAAATTTGTGCCCCTATGTAACTATATGTACCCTAGTACAACGATTTTTGCTAATAGAACTTGTCATACATTGATATTTCTCCAAATGAGCTTCAAACAACGACATTCCAAAACAATTAAGCCACCAATCAACTTTAGATAACATTgtagaaaagggagaaaaataaaatagccAATTATCTCTTCTCGTAAGAAGAACaactaaatatcaaatatattgtGTGTCATTATACAATAGACTTATATTACATCTCCATTGTttagaaaaatgatttattctCATTTCATCGGTGCAAAATGACGTTCACAAATCATATCTtaatacctatatatatatccatactgacacttgcaaaaaagaaaacttaaTCCTCCAAAAGGACATCCATAAATGATTATCCATCATCAAAATGTCATTTACAAAATGGTGCATCTACTATATCTCCATTTTGACATTTGAATTAATGGAACTATCTCCATTCACAAAGGGtattgttgacagaaaacacgaggcctgggagatctgcttaactacaatgcaggtccaaagctcgccttcggatgtatgagcgtgccagttgatttgatcttgcaaacaacaagaaatagaacaaagaaaccgcaattaatcctataaatgatagccgatcggctaggtgccgatgacacaTCATTTATTTCAAGCCGGTGTCATGTGTACATCGATCGACAAATATCAATAAGCAAaccagaactaaatctactcgatcggctgtagatattaatgatatataatccttatatcgatatatacttaaatcaaatgattgggatagatcggtcgccttgccgagacagtataaatcacttagatcgaaatatatattaatagtaggattatatacattcatagcatagctgatcaggtggatctagcatgtatcggctaatactccgatactactctatactaagattttaaagcaagtagaatatactagcttaatatacttagatgcgacaagatcttaacataaagggcagatttaacatatagatcaagcatatagaataaagtagttaaatcagataagatcggctgaaactccgatactaccctaatcagcaaccagaaagcaggctagagattgcaattctaagcacgacttaatagatcaaactcaactgatgcagcattaagtatgaaaagaaaaacaatatctggacaatcaagccgctggaagtttcatagagtggtagatatatcacataGTCTAAGTTAACATCATTGTCTagcctaatcggctgccttccattaacagatgttagccgattacaGATTAGATGAagatattatcgaagattatgtgagatatatgataactcgatgaattatatagacaagattagagtgtcataaagatggaagcactaatcttgaGAACATAAGTCGTCATGACAAgctttacctcttgttgaagatcgaaaccgatgcagctcaacccgagagcacgaactcgtcgaaataaaagtaaagcataaagggtggcaatgcgccgagattgtattggatgtctcttttttttacataggacttgggtctatttatacccgagaattacaagatacgtTCATAAcagacacgactattatctctaacaaactctaagataccataagtctttacggcagacttttgcccaaacatatctctaaggaaattaaatagaatatcctaattaatagatacaattgccttcccaggactctatccatgcatggcaatcatcttgaagcacatcaacttgaacccgatgacgTACACCGAGTCATATTAtcagaatcggctgtatcggctaaccccgtccgactcgaactctgccgacctgaccttagccgatttggactgcagccgattcttactctgtttccgcaacgATCTTCATCTTGGATTCCACTTTGATctgatcttcatctccgatgccaatagtgatagaatttaccaaatttggttgttaacacatgccccccaagtccggaatattggataatgtttcggatttgccatatacCGACTCTGAGAGAAACTCGCACTTGTTGTTTTCCCGTCCGTTATCGCTCtactttaaatactaaccgttgccCCAAAGAATCTTCACGCCGTGATTTTCGTTTTCACCGCTTAAACAGATcccgtcctctctctctccggcgacctcctcaaCGCGCAGGGCGATTTCCAGGCGATTCCACTCCCGGCCAGATCTTCACCCGCGACGATGTCGACCTCCACCAATCCGACCGCCGCATCATCAGCCGAATATGTTGAGGTAAGTccccatcggctagatccccttTTCCGTTCATCAGACCAGTTTTCGCTCACCTTATCTTGTTTCCTTCTCCTCTATTCTTGTAGCATCTTTCCAATCTTGTTGCGGTTCCCAGTCTGTTGCATGACCAACAATACTTTCTCGGTCCAATCGGCAATCTAGATCCCACTGAGTTTATCATAGCCGAAACCAACAGAATCCCTTTTAGGTCGGCCAATCCAAACACAAGCCATTGGAAAAACACCTTCAAATCCTGGCCTTCCCTGGAGAAAAGCTGGCCTGTATGGTACAAGCGGATATCGGCCAGCAAACAAGCCCATTGGGATGAGATCGGAATCAGCCAAGCCCTAGCCCTCACAGTAGCAAATTCGGCCAAAGATGAACCCCTGATGGCTGCTGCAacttatttctggtccaacaccctcaatgcttttcttttcaaccaagggccgatgaccccaacgCTACTGGATATTATCATGCTTACTGGCCTAGGTGTAACCTCATCAGCTAACCCCATGAACCTAAACACCAAGAACACTTTTGAGTTCAAAACTAAGAGCATTGGGGGTTGGTCAGGATATATCACAGCATATATGGGCAAAGGGCCAGTCACTCCCAGAGAGCACGTAGCttttttgctgatgtggttgGAGAAATTCCTTTTCTGCGGATCAAGCTGCggtcctacaaccaactggcaattctTAGCCGAGGCTCTAGTAACGAAGAAACAATTTCCCTTaggcaaaatccttctcggctatctataccagaTATTAAACAACGCATCGGCCAAGATAATTATCGGCTCAGTGGTTGGaacaggtggaccatggtggctctTGCAATCCTGGCTGAACCTGGTAGTCATGAAagctgtcaatcggccatctgtgacagaagctgaatttccaAGGTTGGAGCCGATTGtggaagatgatggagaagaacgtaCCCATCACAGATGTATGTCATACGGAGAATATGCATCTACACCAACCGATGCAGGAGCAAAGTTATCAGCTGAACTTCTGAAGGACTGGTTCTTCAGCTTTTATGATGGATTCCAAAAAGATGCCCGAGTTTGGTTCTTCTATGCCGACTCAATGGATTTCGAACTGCCAGCCTATTTCAGGTTCGAGGATATTAATCATGAAAAGTTTCAGCAATCCAGAGAAATCTTTACTACTGCTATCAGCCCATGTATCCTTCCAGTCGGCATCCATCAAGGGAGAAATATCCAAGTCTCCTATGAGTTTTATCATCCGATGTCATCGGCCAGACAACTTGGAATGGGACAATTGCCAATCGGCCTGTActttgccgataagatccaatGCAGAGGCGACATCTCCTCAACtttaatgatggatcggctgttGAACATCCCTTGACCTCCGTTGGGCAGTATCGAGAACATAAAGCTGGCAAGGTTCAGGAGCAGggcatttgacagatggtggggcgaGTGGAAGCTACATCTGTTCCATCAATCAGCTTCCATGTACATGACAGACTTATTCCCTGATGCTATCCCTCAGGTTAATCTTCATTTCTTCAATCTTGCTTGAATAGTCAATTAGCCGATTTGAACCTTGACTAACTTTTCTtctgttttgcagacaacagaatcttctcctcctcaccaGAGCAATAGCGGCAAGGTCATTAAGTATGCTCCAGGTctaattccaaatggaggtgggccatctccTTCTGCCATCGGCTACAATGCCCCAAAGACCTCAGCACTTCCCCGAGGActcatcagagaaccagccgatgccggcaaGAAGCGGAgaaccagatcatcggctgtaGATACTTCAGCCCCGGCTCCGAAGAATAAGGCTAAGACAAAGAAAGCTAAGCCAGCTGACGATCTacctgccctagatccatccaatgaacaagctctggatgaagaagaaatcgaggAAGACATCGACCAAGCTGCAGCTGAAATAAGCgatactgaaagaacaccatcggcttcacctaaGCAGGCTCCTCCATCCCCTTCTGCTTCAGCTCAATTTGCAAAGGTAAGCAACCTTCACTGTCCACTTTCGCAGTCATTCACTTTATAGTCGATTCCTCacaattttaataaatatagaGAAAGAAAATTGCTGTGAGGAAGAGATCGGCTACTCCAACCCTTAAACCAGCTCCTCCAGTAAGATACTTTTATCATCTCATTAACTGATTTGGGCTGATTATATCTAATATTTATCCCTTtagcagcctcctcctccttcttcccctcttGTGCAGGTAGAATCAGGCAGTCGCACTCCATCGGCTACAGGCAGTCATCATGTTGAAGAGGAGGAACAATTAGCCACACCTACTATTCCAGTAAGTTTTATTAACATAAATTTGAGATCGGCCAATCATATCTTGATCCTTAATCATCCATGATATTGTCtcttgcaggtcttagccgatctgttctccTTTGACATCAAAGATTACCTCGATGAAACAGAAGAAGACACCACAAGTAGAGCGATAGCTCTCCTGcccgatgatgtgaagaaaacactCAAAGACATCTCCCATCGGCTAGGAGCATCACTAGATAACCTGGTGACCAACTGTGGCTCGATCCGGGCAAGATTTGCAGATATCCAAGCCTCTCTTCCAGACGAATTAGTTGATGCTCTTACTCCAGCTGTCTACCTCGAGCAGCATCAATTCAAACTGGAGAAAGCCAGGCAGAGGTTAGCCGATCACTGGGAGCGCAAGGACATCGAGGCCACAATCCAAACCAATCGGCAGCGTGTTCATGAAGAGAAAGCCAAGCTTGATTAGTTATCTGAAGGCCCGATCAAATCtaatattgatcggcttgaagctcgcaagattaaactcttggcacaacttcaagagTGCAATGCTGAACTGGATCTAGAGCACAAGAAGTTAGCCGATCTCCCGCCAGCTATCGAAGAACAGAAGGCAAGGCTAAAATCAGCTATCAAGAACATTGCTGGGATGACTAAATCCTTGAAAGTCattcctggaaccgatgctcaagacgcCCAAGCTATCGAAGAAATAGAtcaaattaggcaaagggctatatcggctatccagcgataTTTGTCTCAGTGATTTCCATGTAATAGTCTGTAGAAAACTGTTATAATCGGCTACTTTGCTGCCATCCTTGTGCCGGCTTGttcaaaaatttcaattttctcaattttctttGCAATTCTCTatgtatgtgcccccctaattttacaatgttgaaaacattgacaaaattatagaaacgactaagggcgatataacaatatcggccatttgTACATCGGCagaccacaaccgattacaatagtGAAAagcaactaagggcgatataacaatatcggccatctcaaggcgatgcaaacacatcagctatcatgcatcggcaacactagccgatcatgcattaacccaaacactgggataatatttcttcaagtatttgccatttagAGCTcggccataaacttctccatcgagtccttgcaacatgtatgctcccttagacactaccttatgaatttggaacagtccttcccaattcggcgaccacttgccaaaTTTGCTATCCCGAGTCTCAATCGGCagaatcaacttccatacaagttcaccttccgaaaagtCCTTGGGTACTACcttcttattataatgccggACAACTCGCTCCTTATCCctagtaacctttgcaagggctcgtaGCCGTGATTGAACCAGATCCTCCCTTTCATcagccataaggttataatactcatcggctatTAAAGTATCTTGCAACTCTGTTATCCTCGAGCCGATTCgaacttcccatggtaaaacagccTCATGACCATAAACAAGTCTATAAGGAGGAACCTGTATCGacccatgacaagccatccgataagccCACAATGCTTCAGCCAGCCGAGTATGCCATTACCGAGGACAATCAGAAATCTTcctcttaatcaacttgatcaaactcttattagatgcctcggcctgcccattagcttgtgcataatatggtgaagaattcaacaatttaatccccatgctatcggcaaattgaacaaactcatcagataCGAAAATCGAACCTTGATCAGtcgtaatagtttgaggaataccaaatcgatatattatatgctcttgaacaaactgtatagcatccccagaatcaactttctttaacggaatcgcctctacccacttggtaaaataatcggttgccaccagtATAAACTTATGTCTTTTACTCGAGGGAggattaatcataccgatcatatcaattccccaacctctaaaagGCCACGGTtgaataataggattcatagccgatgccggcGCCCTTTGGATCgctccaaatttctgacaacTTGACAAcctttataatatctgaaacaatcctccagcattgtcagCCAAAAATATCCAGCACGTCGGAGCAACCACTTCATTTTATGAGCCGACTGATGTGTACCACAtatcccttcatgaacttcgccgattgcaacttttgcctgatcggcactcaaacatttaagcaacaccccatcaatcgtccgataatagaggtcatcatccaataaagtataTTTCAAAGCCTTATAACGCAATTTCcgtgaagccgattgagatggattctgtaaatactgaaacacatcatatctccaatcatcggctgtaatTATAGCAATCTCTATCTCGATATCTTTTGTCATTGGCTTATATCCCGACGCTCcttgagccaaatcattagcctCTATATTCTGTTCTCGAGATATGTGCCTCAGAGTCACCAGCCGAAATTCACTTATCAACGTTCGGCACTTTTCGTAataaaccatcaatgtatcatctttgcattcatactctcctgccaattgactaaTCGCCAACAACGAATcacccatgatttcaatagcatcggctgcAACTTCCTGAAGCAACTGTAACCCTTTTAAAACCgcctcatactcagcctgattatTAGTCACATGGTGTGTAATAGCATAGgcaaattcaaaacttgccccccaaGGCgcaattataaccaagccgataccatAACCATGACTGCATAcagatccatcaaagaataataCCCAAGGCATAATGTCAACCAAGCCGATTGAACCATCACGATGacccacaataaaatcggctacagcctgtcccttaatcgcctttggTGATTCGTGCCGAAGATCAAACTCCgttaaagaaaatatccacttgCCAACTCTCCCTTTTAAAatcggagccgataacatgtacttaatcacatcggctttacacaccacagtgcattcattggacaacaAGTAATGCCTCAACTTagtgcaagagaaatataaacacaaacataatttctccacaggagaataccttgtttctgcatccaagagccgacggcttaaataaaacacaaccctctcttttccttcaagctcctgaatcaagaccgagccgattgacttatcACCGGCCGACAAATATAACCGGAAAGGAATCCCtttttgtggaggaatcaaTACTGGAGGAGAACTTAaatattctttaatattatccaaagttTTCTGTTGTTCTACCCCCAAGTGAATTGCTGATCGGCTCTCAATcttaacaatggtgtaaaaggttccaattttccagacaaattagaaataaacctttgaacaaaattaattttgccgatcatctcctgcaactcTGTCTTGTTTCCCGGAGGCTTAATCTTTTTTATCGCATTGATACTCCTCTGAGGTatttcaatccccctctcatgaacaagaaatcccaagaactggctagccgatacaccaaaagcacattttgtcggattcatcttcagaCCATACTTCCTAGTCCTCTCGAAAACTTTTCTCAagtcggctatgtggtcctctatttctctggatttaacaaccacatcatcaatatagacctcaaccaaccatccgatcagatcatgatatatataattcatagcccTCTGGTACGTAGCTCCAGCGCTCTTTaagccgaaagtcattacaacccattcgaacaagccgattgcaccaggacatctgaAGGCcatcttatggatatcttcttcggccataaagatttgattataccccgcgttcccatccataaaacttagtatcttatgtcctgaagcagcatcaaccaactgatcggcCACTGGCATCGGATATTCATCCTtcggggtagctttattcaaatccCTGAAATCAATGCAGACCCTCACCTTaccatttttcttgataacaggaactatactagaaacccattcagcatatcggcaaggacgaataaaaccagcatcacaCAAACGTTTGAtttcagccttgacaggttcaagcatatcggctttgtaTCTCCTCGGAGGCTACTGGTGTGGTCTAATCCCTGGTTTTAAAGGTAATCGATGCTCGACGATCGATcagctgagtcctggcatctcataatactcccaagcaaagcaatctctaaactctttcaAAAGCTccatcagcttggttctaaattctaaagacaaattcttactaatgaatgtcggccttggtcgatcacccgGACCTATATCCACTTCTTCTAAATCATCGGCTGACATAAAACcctgaccttgcttgtcatcgagatcatctaccgtgtCCTTGGCATAGAcgcttgaaccctccacgacgccctcaaaataatagcttgggttcttcATCTTCAATTGGCTATATATCATAATCGgatacttttagaaaatctccaacCCAAATTTTCCcggataaacaatcaaggccatccatctcccaaagagctagatcggcactggcaacattaactgacctgtcggctgacACAATCTCAaccttgtcgccttgccattgaatcaagcattggtgcatggtcgaaggaatacaacaattggtatgaatccaatcccttccgagcaacaagctgtaagaacatttcccatcgatgacaaaaaatgtggTAGGGATAgttttactgccgactgtcaatTCTACATTCAGAACACCCTTGTTTCCGATGGGTTACCACCAAAGTCTttaagcaccatgtttgtcttgatgagatcatcGGTAGTTCTACCTAACTTTCTGAACATagtataaggcatcaaatttactgCAGCCCCACTATCGACCATCATCTttgacatcggcttcccattgacatagccatttatataaatactattaatatctggtcccacctgtcatacacacattacgtcttggagtctgtactgcagctggctatagatctgtagtccgctactcttctctcttctttcatctctttaaaatatatttatagctggcttatagctctCTATCGTACCTGCTGTAATATGAGGAGCTTGCATGTATGGTTTCCATTGTTTGTTTGACATGTGCGTGCCCTGATCCTTAAGTGGACTACACAGTACACGCACAGTCTTTTACGTGCGCATGTGACTGCAGTAGCCACTGTATTTGTACTACATCGATCACGCTGCATAGATGCATCCATGCATGAATCTGTGCAAAAAAACTGTAGTTCGATCAGTCGACCATTCGGCATGCATGTACACACaatgatcaatattaattaattaccaatgggtgaccattttttttactgtgacTCGGCTCTGACGTGGC
Proteins encoded in this window:
- the LOC127757700 gene encoding uncharacterized protein LOC127757700 isoform X2 is translated as MYMTDLFPDAIPQTTESSPPHQSNSGKVIKYAPGLIPNGGGPSPSAIGYNAPKTSALPRGLIREPADAGKKRRTRSSAVDTSAPAPKNKAKTKKAKPADDLPALDPSNEQALDEEEIEEDIDQAAAEISDTERTPSASPKQAPPSPSASAQFAKRKKIAVRKRSATPTLKPAPPVESGSRTPSATGSHHVEEEEQLATPTIPVLADLFSFDIKDYLDETEEDTTSRAIALLPDDVKKTLKDISHRLGASLDNLVTNCGSIRARFADIQASLPDELVDALTPAVYLEQHQFKLEKARQRLADHWERKDIEATIQTNRQRVHEEKAKLD
- the LOC127757700 gene encoding uncharacterized protein LOC127757700 isoform X1, coding for MYMTDLFPDAIPQTTESSPPHQSNSGKVIKYAPGLIPNGGGPSPSAIGYNAPKTSALPRGLIREPADAGKKRRTRSSAVDTSAPAPKNKAKTKKAKPADDLPALDPSNEQALDEEEIEEDIDQAAAEISDTERTPSASPKQAPPSPSASAQFAKRKKIAVRKRSATPTLKPAPPPPPPSSPLVQVESGSRTPSATGSHHVEEEEQLATPTIPVLADLFSFDIKDYLDETEEDTTSRAIALLPDDVKKTLKDISHRLGASLDNLVTNCGSIRARFADIQASLPDELVDALTPAVYLEQHQFKLEKARQRLADHWERKDIEATIQTNRQRVHEEKAKLD